One window of the Bradyrhizobium sp. NP1 genome contains the following:
- a CDS encoding CsbD family protein has translation MGSTTDKIKGTANEAIGKAKQGVGEATGSERLQGEGAMQEVKGKGQKAMGDAKEATKEAIDRAAGAAKKAAD, from the coding sequence ATGGGTAGCACGACCGACAAGATCAAGGGCACCGCCAACGAAGCAATCGGCAAGGCCAAGCAGGGCGTGGGCGAAGCCACCGGGTCCGAGCGCCTGCAGGGCGAAGGCGCCATGCAGGAAGTGAAAGGCAAGGGCCAGAAGGCGATGGGCGACGCCAAGGAAGCCACCAAGGAAGCGATCGACCGCGCTGCCGGAGCGGCCAAGAAGGCAGCCGACTAA
- a CDS encoding FKBP-type peptidyl-prolyl cis-trans isomerase, whose translation MIAVILSPGDASAQGAAKPVTTASGLQIIDTKVGTGASPKPGQICVMHYTGWLYENGQKGKKFDSSVDRNEPFEFPIGQRKVIAGWDEGVTSMKVGGKRTLIIPPALGYGARGAGGVIPPNATLMFDVELLAVK comes from the coding sequence ATGATCGCCGTGATCCTGTCACCCGGCGACGCATCGGCCCAAGGAGCAGCAAAACCCGTGACCACCGCTTCGGGACTTCAGATCATCGACACCAAGGTCGGCACCGGCGCCTCGCCCAAGCCCGGGCAGATCTGCGTGATGCACTATACCGGCTGGCTCTACGAGAACGGCCAGAAGGGCAAGAAATTCGACTCGTCGGTCGATCGCAACGAGCCGTTCGAATTCCCGATCGGTCAGCGCAAGGTGATCGCCGGCTGGGACGAGGGCGTCACCAGCATGAAGGTCGGCGGCAAGCGCACGCTGATCATTCCGCCCGCGCTCGGCTATGGCGCGCGCGGCGCGGGCGGCGTGATTCCGCCCAACGCCACGCTGATGTTCGATGTCGAGCTCCTGGCGGTGAAGTAG